The Christiangramia flava JLT2011 genome has a segment encoding these proteins:
- a CDS encoding glycogen/starch synthase, with protein sequence MKDKRVLYVSSEVIPYLPETEISSTSFEAAKMVNNLGGQIRIFMPKFGNINERRHQLHEVIRLSGMNLVINDLDMPLIIKVASIPKERMQVYFIDNEDYFKRKATLTDEDGNLFPDNDERAIFFAKGVIETVKKLNWSPDIIHVHGWLASLLPLYLRNYYGNEPLFKDSKIVTSVYNQSFDGTLDNEMHKKVLFDGLENSNVKHLKTPNFVGILKTAIENSDAVVMGGDNVPQELQKFSEKLGLPVLPYAEKEAFTQAYQEFYATKVLSE encoded by the coding sequence ATGAAAGATAAGAGAGTGTTATACGTCTCGTCTGAAGTTATACCTTACTTACCTGAAACCGAAATTTCATCTACATCATTCGAAGCCGCAAAAATGGTAAATAATCTGGGAGGACAAATCCGGATTTTTATGCCGAAATTCGGTAATATCAATGAAAGAAGACACCAGTTGCACGAAGTAATTCGGTTGTCTGGGATGAATCTGGTGATCAATGACCTGGACATGCCTCTTATCATCAAAGTTGCGTCTATCCCGAAAGAGCGCATGCAGGTGTATTTCATCGATAACGAAGATTATTTCAAAAGAAAAGCAACCTTGACCGATGAGGACGGAAATCTTTTTCCGGATAACGACGAACGTGCTATCTTTTTTGCCAAAGGCGTGATCGAAACAGTAAAAAAACTGAACTGGTCACCCGATATCATTCATGTTCACGGATGGCTGGCATCTCTTTTACCGCTTTACCTTAGAAATTACTATGGGAATGAGCCGCTTTTCAAAGATTCGAAAATTGTGACTTCTGTTTACAATCAAAGTTTCGATGGAACGTTAGATAATGAGATGCATAAAAAAGTGCTTTTCGACGGTCTTGAAAATTCAAATGTCAAACATTTGAAGACCCCGAATTTTGTTGGGATTCTTAAAACGGCCATCGAAAATTCTGATGCCGTGGTAATGGGTGGAGACAATGTGCCGCAGGAACTACAAAAATTCTCTGAGAAATTAGGACTGCCGGTTCTTCCGTATGCTGAAAAAGAAGCGTTTACCCAGGCATACCAGGAATTTTATGCTACAAAAGTATTGTCTGAATAG
- a CDS encoding DUF4270 domain-containing protein, with protein sequence MKLNRLTLLTAVLAVVFTLTGCDDEFSDVGGEIINNPTDVSLREVEVNSYTRRINSIQTNNLSNLALGTHKDDIYGETTASIVSQLSLGLMDPDFGDNVELDSVVLTIPYYSEETTDTEGETIYELDSIFGTGSFNLAIYETSFFLNEYDPEASFEQREKYYSDQQAQIENNIVELLYEKENFQPSKEPYQTIEIDEIGDNDTLTKAPALRVKLPVEYFQKKIIDKVGSEELLNNFNFKNYFRSIYIKAESNSSEGVQALLNLGSDTEANIRLYYTYDTEEDDETVNKRGTFDLDFYSPSTVNNQFNVYTGEFSEALEQQIAAQDSVEDAENLYLKGQEGSMAIIDLFPNQEILTELRANDWLINEANLIFYVNQDERGIAEEPERLLLYDVENNQLLIDYYSDPLVSSTDPLNSAITFAPRMERGEDGKGVYYKFRITQYVNEILNNDLDASKLGLVVTGNINVTGFSAVQGLEDVSRVPAGDLLTPRGTVLYGSGAENEDKRLKLQIYYTDYN encoded by the coding sequence ATGAAATTAAATAGACTGACTCTTTTAACAGCTGTTCTGGCTGTTGTTTTTACTTTAACCGGTTGTGATGATGAGTTTTCAGATGTTGGTGGAGAAATCATCAACAACCCTACTGATGTTTCGTTAAGGGAAGTGGAGGTGAATTCATATACTAGAAGAATCAATTCCATTCAAACAAACAACCTTTCCAATCTGGCGCTGGGAACACATAAAGATGACATTTATGGTGAAACTACCGCCAGTATCGTGTCGCAATTGTCGTTGGGGCTGATGGATCCGGATTTTGGAGATAATGTGGAATTAGACAGTGTGGTGCTTACCATACCTTATTATTCTGAAGAAACCACTGATACCGAAGGGGAAACCATTTATGAACTGGATTCTATCTTTGGAACAGGTTCCTTCAATTTAGCAATCTACGAAACGTCATTTTTTCTGAATGAATATGATCCTGAGGCCTCTTTTGAGCAACGGGAAAAATACTATTCAGATCAGCAGGCTCAGATCGAAAATAACATCGTGGAGTTGTTGTACGAAAAGGAAAATTTCCAACCATCCAAAGAGCCTTATCAAACGATAGAGATTGATGAGATTGGTGATAATGATACGCTCACTAAGGCTCCTGCGCTTCGCGTAAAATTACCGGTTGAGTATTTTCAGAAAAAAATCATCGATAAAGTAGGAAGCGAAGAGCTTTTAAATAATTTCAATTTTAAGAATTACTTCCGAAGTATTTATATCAAGGCTGAATCTAATTCTTCTGAAGGGGTTCAGGCATTGCTGAATCTGGGTAGTGATACAGAGGCTAATATCCGTTTGTATTACACCTACGATACTGAAGAAGACGATGAAACGGTGAACAAGCGAGGGACTTTTGATCTGGATTTCTATTCTCCTTCAACCGTGAACAATCAGTTCAACGTGTATACCGGTGAATTTTCAGAAGCTCTGGAGCAACAAATCGCCGCTCAGGATAGTGTGGAGGATGCTGAAAATCTATATCTGAAAGGTCAGGAAGGCAGTATGGCTATTATCGACCTTTTTCCAAATCAGGAAATATTGACGGAATTAAGGGCGAATGACTGGCTGATAAATGAAGCAAACCTAATATTCTACGTCAACCAGGATGAAAGAGGAATTGCTGAAGAGCCAGAAAGATTGTTGTTGTATGACGTAGAAAACAATCAGTTGCTGATAGATTATTACAGCGATCCGCTAGTTTCTTCTACAGATCCACTGAATTCAGCCATTACCTTTGCTCCAAGAATGGAAAGAGGAGAAGACGGTAAAGGTGTGTACTACAAATTTAGGATTACGCAATATGTGAATGAAATCCTGAACAATGATCTAGACGCTTCAAAATTAGGTTTGGTGGTTACGGGAAATATTAATGTGACCGGTTTTTCAGCTGTGCAAGGTCTGGAAGATGTTAGTCGGGTGCCGGCGGGTGATTTGTTGACTCCACGAGGGACAGTATTATACGGAAGTGGAGCTGAAAATGAAGATAAAAGACTTAAATTACAAATTTACTACACAGATTATAATTAG
- the panC gene encoding pantoate--beta-alanine ligase, translated as MQIFREKSALQKAVKKVKSNGLQVGLVPTMGALHEGHLSLVQNALEQSDQVIVSIFVNPTQFDNSEDLEKYPRNLQKDLSLLESIAQDIWVFSPDPAEMYGEAISSEHFDFEGLEKVMEGKFRAGHFDGVGTIVKRLFKIVTPDKAFFGEKDYQQLQIIKKLIRITELPVEIVPCPILREENGLARSSRNERLNSRERENAAFIYQTLQDARELFGTKSAEHVTNWVTAEFQKNPDLQLEYFEIADSETLQKIEKKKKGNHYRAFIAAYAGEVRLIDNIALNN; from the coding sequence ATGCAGATTTTTAGGGAGAAGAGCGCTTTACAGAAGGCCGTTAAGAAGGTGAAATCTAACGGCTTGCAAGTGGGTTTAGTACCCACGATGGGAGCCCTTCATGAAGGTCATCTTTCACTGGTACAAAATGCGCTGGAACAGAGCGACCAGGTAATCGTGAGTATTTTTGTAAATCCCACGCAGTTTGATAATTCGGAAGATTTGGAAAAATATCCCAGAAATCTTCAGAAAGATCTCTCGCTTTTGGAATCTATAGCCCAGGATATATGGGTTTTCAGCCCCGATCCTGCGGAAATGTACGGCGAAGCCATTTCTTCGGAACACTTTGATTTTGAAGGACTTGAAAAAGTGATGGAAGGCAAATTCAGAGCCGGACATTTTGACGGTGTAGGAACCATTGTGAAGCGTCTATTTAAAATTGTCACTCCAGACAAAGCTTTCTTCGGGGAGAAAGATTACCAGCAGCTCCAGATCATCAAAAAACTGATCAGGATCACCGAACTACCCGTCGAGATCGTGCCCTGCCCCATCCTTCGCGAGGAAAATGGCCTTGCAAGGTCTTCCAGGAACGAGCGTCTAAACAGCCGGGAACGAGAAAACGCTGCCTTCATCTACCAGACCCTGCAAGATGCCAGGGAGCTGTTTGGCACAAAAAGTGCTGAACACGTAACCAACTGGGTGACAGCTGAATTTCAGAAGAATCCCGATCTCCAACTGGAATATTTCGAGATCGCAGATTCAGAAACCCTTCAAAAAATTGAGAAAAAGAAAAAAGGAAATCATTACAGGGCGTTTATTGCCGCTTACGCTGGAGAAGTGAGGCTAATTGACAATATCGCACTGAACAATTAA